TGCTCGCGCCGGCGCTATCTATTGCGGATTCATAACCCGACTCAATAATCTTACAATAATTTATATTATATTGACTTATTTTAATTAGTTAACCAATGCCCGCGTCGCTCTCACTCACTTCCCGACCCGCCGCGTCACGCGCCCAGCTCGCCCCGCCACCGCGTGCGGACGCGCAGGAGCTTGCGCTCGACGGTGGCCAGCGACACGCCCTGGCGGTCGGCGATTTCCTCGTTCGTGTACCCCTCCAGGCGGGCCCGGGCCACCTGCCGCAACTCGTCGCTCCCGAGCAGGTCGAGGAGCCGGTGGAACTCCTCCTGGGCGGCCACCGCCTCGGCCGGGGTCGGCTCGGCCGCGGTCAGGGTGCCGAACAGGTCCGCGGCCTCGGCGTCCGCCCCCGTGCCTACGTTCGAGAACGCGACGACCTGGCCGCCCCCCCGCTTGGCGGCCGTCTCCCGCTGGCGGGCGCTGACCGCCTTCCGGGTGGTCAGGACGGCCAGCAGCTGCCAGAGGTCGTCGCGGTCGTCCAGGCGCCGGAAGCCGCCCTCGCCGGCCCGCTGGAAGAAACTCTGGAACACGCTGA
The Fimbriiglobus ruber genome window above contains:
- a CDS encoding ECF-type sigma factor — protein: MTHDKGSISVWIDRLKAGEADAAAALWERYFTRLVSLANRRLSGAPYREDVAEDVAVSVFQSFFQRAGEGGFRRLDDRDDLWQLLAVLTTRKAVSARQRETAAKRGGGQVVAFSNVGTGADAEAADLFGTLTAAEPTPAEAVAAQEEFHRLLDLLGSDELRQVARARLEGYTNEEIADRQGVSLATVERKLLRVRTRWRGELGA